In Rubrivirga marina, the following are encoded in one genomic region:
- the otsB gene encoding trehalose-phosphatase produces MDQPPVPDRPLLFLDYDGTLAPIVGDPEKAVPHPAVPDLLAELAEAHEVVVITGRDLAALGRLLNQRLPAVGLHGAEEGWADGTVDTRAADEHADVLADLRAAVPAAEGVVVEDKGAAFAVHYRHAPDADAARAELERWAEAVPAGLVPIWGKAVVELRAEGVSKGTAVARLAAAHPDRTPVYLGDDVTDEDAFRALQALRQPTVTVKVGEGETVAGHRLGGVEDVVAYLRRFLD; encoded by the coding sequence ATGGACCAGCCCCCCGTCCCCGACCGCCCGCTCCTCTTCCTCGACTACGACGGGACGCTGGCGCCCATCGTCGGCGACCCCGAGAAGGCCGTGCCCCACCCGGCCGTGCCCGACCTCCTCGCCGAGCTCGCCGAGGCGCACGAGGTCGTCGTGATCACCGGGCGCGACCTGGCCGCCCTCGGCCGGCTCCTGAACCAGCGGCTCCCGGCCGTCGGGCTCCACGGGGCCGAGGAGGGCTGGGCCGACGGGACCGTCGACACCCGCGCGGCCGACGAGCACGCCGACGTGCTGGCCGACCTCCGAGCCGCCGTGCCCGCTGCCGAGGGCGTCGTGGTCGAGGACAAAGGCGCCGCGTTCGCCGTCCACTACCGCCACGCGCCCGACGCCGACGCCGCGCGGGCGGAGCTGGAGCGGTGGGCCGAGGCCGTCCCCGCCGGCCTCGTGCCCATCTGGGGGAAGGCCGTCGTCGAGCTCCGCGCCGAGGGCGTCTCGAAGGGGACGGCCGTGGCCCGCCTCGCCGCCGCCCACCCCGACCGGACGCCCGTCTACCTCGGCGACGACGTGACCGACGAGGACGCCTTCCGCGCCCTCCAAGCCCTCCGCCAGCCGACCGTCACCGTCAAAGTGGGCGAGGGCGAGACGGTCGCGGGCCACCGCCTCGGCGGCGTCGAGGACGTGGTCGCCTACCTCCGGCGGTTCCTGGACTGA